The Flavobacterium sp. 1 genome contains the following window.
TCAGCCGAAGCCAGATTTTCATTTTTTATCAAAGATTTTCCTCCTTTACTAAATGCCGAAAACAGAATCTGATCCTGCGAATAAGTAGTAGGAAGAATAATGATCCTGGCGTCGTTTTCAAGCGTGTATCCTTTTGCATCAGCTACTCCGGCAACTTCGAAAGTTTTTTTTATCGCCACTGGCTTTAATTCAGTTGAGACTAAAGGATCATTATTTTCCTTTTTAGTATAAGCTTCTAAAGGCATATTTTCTACCTTTTTCATCACATCAACGACCGCTTCTTTAGTTGGGAATTCGTTTTGATCTTTATCAGAACCCGTAACTAAAACTACCTGATTGGTTGTTTTTTGAATTGTTTTTATATAATTATTTAATTCTTGTAAAGAAAGTTTTTTGATAATACCAACAGTAAAATCGTAATCGTCCTCTGGCGAAAGGAAAGGTTTTGCCTTTAAAAAATAATTGGTTAGTTTGTCTGCCCAATTGTCGTTGTTTACCTTATCTTTATTTTTAATAAAGTCATTATACGAACTTATAAAATCTTTTTTAGTTCGGTCTAATTCTGCCTGAGTTGCGCCATATCGTTTCAGACGTTCGGCTTCTGTATACTCGTCCTGAAAAGCTTCTAAAACTTTTCCTTTTTTGGCTAAAGCCGAAATATTAAAAGTGGTATTCAATCTTGAAATAGGTTCAAAATAGCTTTTTAAGTTTAAAGAAGAACTTTGATTTTTCAGGATAAGTTCTCTAAAACGATTGTTGAGGATAGTGGTGTAAAAAGAGGTCATCACATTTTTTAGTGTAACCGAAGGATCTTTTACCATTGGCTCATCTAGTACATATTGCAGCGTAATTGCTGTCGAGGCTGCCTCTTTATCAGTTGCAGTGCCAAAGTATAATTCATCATGTTTAGGAATATCAAAATACTTTCGCTCTGCAACTTTTTTAACAAGCGGAATACCCGAAAATATGGTTTTAACCTTTTCTTCCATTACCTTAACATCAATATCACCGACAATAATTACGGCTTGCAGGTCAGGTCTATACCATTTTTTGTAATAGTTTCGAAGTTCCGGATATTTAAAGTTATTAATGATATTCAAATCACCAATAACATCTCTTTTATTGTATTTAGAATCTTTATATAAAACTTGATCTGTCTGCATTTTTAAACGAAATCCACTTGTGCGTCGGGTTCTCCATTCTTCGCGAATTACGCCTCTTTCAGCATCAATTTCTTCGTTTGTCAAAGAAAGAGAACCCGACCAATCGTGTAAAACCCACAGCGTAGAATCGATTAATTTTTCGTTCGTTGCGGGAACACTGCTAATATTATAAACGGTTTCATCTTGGGCTGTATACGCATTGATATCTTTTCCAAAACTTACCCCGTTTTTTTCTAGCATTTTAATGATTCCTTTACCTTTAAAATGTTCCGTTCCATTAAATGCCATGTGTTCCAGAAAATGCGCCAATCCGTTTTGATTGTCTTCTTCTAATATTGCGCCAACATTTTGAACAAAGTAAAAACTTGCTCGATCTTTAGGTTCTTCGTTGTGTAAAATGTAGTATGTCAATCCGTTTTTAAGCTTGCCAGTTGTGACATTTTTATTAATCGGGATTGTAGTTTTGAATTGTGAAAATGCACCCTGAAACGACAGTAGCAGAATCCCAAAGAGGATATTTTTTTTAGTCATTTTTTTATTTTTTACCCATAGGCTGTCATTAAAAAGTCAATTCAAGTGTTTTTTGAGTAGGTGCAAAAAACAGATTGAAAATCATTTTTAACGACAACAATGAGGTGATTTTATCTTCTGTTTCTTCTAATTAGAATAAAAGCTCCATTTAATATAATTAATAAAGGAAACAGCCCTATAAAGATTATTTTGCTTGTAAAAACCTGATTTGCAGTTATAGTTAACTTTTTATCAATGTTTTCAGGACGTGTAGTATCAATAGGAAATTGATAATTGCTAAACCAGCTGAAAATATCGGTTACGAACTGAAATGTTCCTGAACCGCCTCGGCTTAATTCGGCATTTCCCATAAAATCAGCATCACCAGCCACAATTATTTTTTGCGATTTTCCATTTATATTTCTAGTTAGCGCTGCCACTAAAGGAATCGTTGTTACTGAAGGCTGTTTTTTTATTTCCGGTGAAACTGATGTTATACCTGTCTGTGATTCCCAGGCTGGCTGATTGTTCGTTTTTAAAAGCGACGTTACTTTAAATCCTGCATCTTTAACGGTTTTGATACCGCTGCTTCCTAAAAACGGAATAGGATTATTATTCGGATTAAGACTGAATTTAATTACAGTCGGGTCAATATTTCTTTGAAATTCAGTTACTAAATAATCAGGAGAATTGGTTTCACTTTCCTGTACCAATGCTTGTTTTGTAAAGGCAATTCCTAATTTATCCGTAATTGCGGCCAATGTCGAATTCGTTTCTGGCTCTGCTAAAATCATTAGGTTTTTTCCCTGATCAATGTATTTTGAGATACGGTCTATAGCTCCTTGGCTTAATTGCGTTTTTGGGTCTGCAATAATTAAGATACTGGTCTGCTCCGGAATATTCTGTGCATTAATATCTACAGAAGAAACATCAAATCCCTGATTGATTAGAGAATATCTAAAGGTAATTTCGTTAAATCCTGTCTTGTAGTTTTTATCTCCAATTTTGTCAACACTGCGTTCCATGTTTCCGGTTGCAAAAATAATTTTAGGAGCAGGAACCACTAAACGTTTTAAAGCTGCAGAGATTTCTTTTTCCATCGGCACTTTAAACATGTCATCATACATTCTTAAAAATGTTTTCTTTCCATTGTATTCTACTGTTCGTACTACGCGGTTTTGCTCTGGGCCTAAGTCAATGATTTTTTTAATTTCTGCAGGCGAATATAACTTGTCGAGTTTCATACCTTGTGTCTCGATCATTTTTTCGGCAAGCTGTTTGTCGTTCAATCCCGGATTTTGGGCGTATAATGCTGTATTTGTAGAAGTGTCATAAAAGTACACATATTCCATTTGAGTTTGGGGCAAAAAACGGGTGTATTGTTCGAAGCTGGCAATATCCTGATTTTGAGAAGCTGGCATTGCCATAAAATAATATAAATCTAATAGGTTTACATAGGTAGTTATCTTTATTGGACCTTCAATTTTTTCAACGATTTCCAAACTGTTTTTGGTTAGCGTTCTGCTTTTGGTTCTGGACATGTCTTTATAAAGTGTCAGAGGAGCTCTTGAGGTAACATATCCAAGTGATAATACAATAGTGATTAGTAAAGTATATTTTAAAACTCTTTTGGAACTGGTTTGTGCATCTCTTCCTGTTTGTAATTTATAGATACTTAATACTATGAAAAGACTGCTTACCAATACAAAGTAAAATACATCTTTACTGATAATAAGACCTTCCAGCATTTCGTTGGCACGGCCGGCGATAGAAAGGAAATAGGTTATGTCTTTTACAAACGCAACAT
Protein-coding sequences here:
- a CDS encoding pitrilysin family protein, translated to MTKKNILFGILLLSFQGAFSQFKTTIPINKNVTTGKLKNGLTYYILHNEEPKDRASFYFVQNVGAILEEDNQNGLAHFLEHMAFNGTEHFKGKGIIKMLEKNGVSFGKDINAYTAQDETVYNISSVPATNEKLIDSTLWVLHDWSGSLSLTNEEIDAERGVIREEWRTRRTSGFRLKMQTDQVLYKDSKYNKRDVIGDLNIINNFKYPELRNYYKKWYRPDLQAVIIVGDIDVKVMEEKVKTIFSGIPLVKKVAERKYFDIPKHDELYFGTATDKEAASTAITLQYVLDEPMVKDPSVTLKNVMTSFYTTILNNRFRELILKNQSSSLNLKSYFEPISRLNTTFNISALAKKGKVLEAFQDEYTEAERLKRYGATQAELDRTKKDFISSYNDFIKNKDKVNNDNWADKLTNYFLKAKPFLSPEDDYDFTVGIIKKLSLQELNNYIKTIQKTTNQVVLVTGSDKDQNEFPTKEAVVDVMKKVENMPLEAYTKKENNDPLVSTELKPVAIKKTFEVAGVADAKGYTLENDARIIILPTTYSQDQILFSAFSKGGKSLIKNENLASAEIATTIAKSSGLGNFDSSDLKEKLTGKVVQISPYIGDNTEGFQGSSNKADLETMLQLLYLSFESPRFDANIYDILKTQYQNRLENIKKDNGNTFKDSVALANSNHNARTFIFNDQFLQNIDLQKAKEIYKGRLQNAADFTFVFVGNIPDSALGLIQKYIGNIKGNVNTAESFADHNLEPKKGKTEVHFKRAMEIPKTTVYLRLTEKMEYSEENAVGMYIIGELLSKRFLQTIREEEGGSYGVTVSGNLQTIPKPRFDLALTFDCNPEKQEKLMQIVWKELNDLKSKPPVSNDLEDIKKALIKNREESMKTNSFWSNTIYSISLNQIPFLQDTDYKNLISEINQKTIQQLSKHILDSSSSVEVIMNPENPDGK
- a CDS encoding Gldg family protein, encoding MKTIYRIAKTELNTMFYSPVAWVVLVIFSIQSSWKFFDLIERFEKSQKLGNGMDNLSQVVFSGFSGLYTEMQNYLYLYVPLLTMGLVSREINSGSIKLLLSSPIKIKDIVLGKYLAIAAYCFLFVAILGLQVVIAYFSIDNLDLKFAISGLIGLYLLVCTYAAIGLFMSCLTSYQVVAAISTLVVLAGLNFIGKLWQDVAFVKDITYFLSIAGRANEMLEGLIISKDVFYFVLVSSLFIVLSIYKLQTGRDAQTSSKRVLKYTLLITIVLSLGYVTSRAPLTLYKDMSRTKSRTLTKNSLEIVEKIEGPIKITTYVNLLDLYYFMAMPASQNQDIASFEQYTRFLPQTQMEYVYFYDTSTNTALYAQNPGLNDKQLAEKMIETQGMKLDKLYSPAEIKKIIDLGPEQNRVVRTVEYNGKKTFLRMYDDMFKVPMEKEISAALKRLVVPAPKIIFATGNMERSVDKIGDKNYKTGFNEITFRYSLINQGFDVSSVDINAQNIPEQTSILIIADPKTQLSQGAIDRISKYIDQGKNLMILAEPETNSTLAAITDKLGIAFTKQALVQESETNSPDYLVTEFQRNIDPTVIKFSLNPNNNPIPFLGSSGIKTVKDAGFKVTSLLKTNNQPAWESQTGITSVSPEIKKQPSVTTIPLVAALTRNINGKSQKIIVAGDADFMGNAELSRGGSGTFQFVTDIFSWFSNYQFPIDTTRPENIDKKLTITANQVFTSKIIFIGLFPLLIILNGAFILIRRNRR